In Camarhynchus parvulus chromosome 28, STF_HiC, whole genome shotgun sequence, the following proteins share a genomic window:
- the SUGP1 gene encoding SURP and G-patch domain-containing protein 1, translating into MDNHRDAPGKASRWFGVSQSKSAKTSVNILQQEELIAQKKREIEARLEQQARQNSLSIPQLPLLGDDDGSESEASVSNKFVNDGSFLQQFLKLQREKSNAESAPNVPPTTPGMPQLQIPERDSQSSTDSLLKVLPPEDAETRQVVEKLARFVAEGGPELEKVAMEDYKDNPAFSFLHDKNSREFLYYRKKVAEIRKENQNSQAASSQKADQETRNSAEKLAQFVAAGGPEVEAIALQNNRENPAFRFLYEPHSKGHRYYRQKLEEFRRARAAPGASPFPGNSQESSLKLKSSPEASPSPLCFPPLPVPIPPPLALPVPSPVVPAALPVPSASPAPSSSSTSPPDQLAPISAPIPNSAPIPNPAVTPNPAVTPNPAAIPNLATTPNPPVAPSPAPGSTKKKRKSRWGPEEEKVELPLPQLVQQLDSPSPLSVQDLKGLGYEKGKPVGLVGVTELSEAQKKQLKEQQEMQQMYDMIMKHKRAMQEMQLLWERALQQHQHGYDSDEEVDSELGTWEHRLRRMEMDKTREWAEQLTQMGRGKHFIGDFLPPDELEKFMETFKALKEGREPDYSEYKEFKLTVENIGYQMLMKMGWKEGEGLGSDGQGIKNPVSKGTTTMDGAGFGIERPAELTKEDDEYEAFRKRMMLAYRFRPNPLNNPRRPYY; encoded by the exons ATGGACAACCACAGGGATGCGCCAG GGAAGGCGAGCCGGTGGTTCGGTGTGTCCCAGTCCAAGTCGGCCAAGACGAGCGTGaacatcctgcagcaggaggagctgattGCCCAGAAGAAACGGGAGATCGAGGCCCGGCTGGAGCAGCAGGCGCGGCAGAACTCCCTCAGCATCCCGCAGCTCCCGCTGCTCGGAGA CGATGATGGCTCCGAGAGCGAGGCCTCCGTGTCCAACAAGTTTGTGAACGATGGGAGCTTCCTGCAGCAATTCCTGAAGctccagagggaaaaatccaATGCTG aaagtgCCCCAAATGTGCCCCCAACAACTCCAGGAATGCCCCAGCTCCAAATCCCAGAAAGAGACAGCCAAAGCAG TACTGACAGCCTCCTTAAAGTTTTGCCCCCAGAGGACGCGGAGACGCGGCAGGTGGTGGAAAAGCTGGCCAGGTTCGTGGCTGAGGGCGGCCCCGAGCTCGAGAAGGTCGCCATGGAGGACTACAAGGACAACCCTGCTTTCTC gtttttgCATGATAAGAACAGCAGAGAATTCCTTTACTACAGGAAGAAAGTGgcagaaataaggaaagaaaatcaaaattccCAGGCAGCCTCTTCCCAAAAAG CCGACCAGGAGACGCGGAACTCGGCCGAGAAGCTGGCGCAGTTCGTGGCTGCAGGGGGGCCCGAGGTGGAGGCCATTGCCCTGCAGAACAACAGGGAGAACCCTGCCTTCAG GTTCCTGTACGAGCCCCACAGCAAAGGGCACCGCTACTACCGCCAGAAGCTCGAGGAGTTCCGCAGGGCCCGGGCTGCCCCCGGGGCCTCCCCTTTTCCCgggaattcccaggaatccAGCCTCAAACTGAAAAGCAGTCCCGAGgcttctccctcccctctgtgcttcccccctctccctgttcccatcccGCCGCCTCTGGCTCTTCCCGTTCCCTCTCCCGTTGTTCCCGCTGCTCTTCCCGttccttcagcctctcctgccccctcctcatcctccacCTCCCCTCCAGATCAGCTGGCTCCCATTTCtgccccaatcccaaattctgccccaatCCCGAACCCAGCcgtgaccccaaacccagccgtgaccccaaacccagctgcaaTCCCAAACCTTGCCACGACCCCAAATCCACCCGTGGCCCCGAGTCCCGCTCCGGGCAGCAccaaaaagaagaggaagagccGGTGGGGGCCGGAGGAGGAAAAGGTGGAATTGCCCCTCCCACAGCTGGTGCAGCAGCTGgattctccctctcccctctcag ttcAGGACCTGAAGGGTCTGGGGTACGAGAAGGGCAAACCCGTGGGACTGGTGGGAGTCACGGAGCTCTCGGAGGCCcagaagaagcagctgaaggagcagcaggag ATGCAGCAGATGTACGACATGATCATGAAGCACAAGCGGGCGATGCAGGagatgcagctgctgtgggagcgggcgctgcagcagcaccagcacggCTACGACAGCGACGAGGAGGTGGACAGCGAGCTGGGCACGTGGGAGCACCGCCTGCGCCGCATGGAGATGGACAAGACACGGG AGTGGGCGGAGCAGCTGACCCAGATGGGCCGAGGGAAACATTTCATCGGGGATTTCCTCCCACCCGACGAGCTGGAAAAGTTCATGGAGACCTTCAAGGCACTCAAG GAGGGCCGGGAGCCGGATTATTCCGAGTACAAGGAATTCAAGCTGACGGTGGAAAACATCGGATACCAAATGCTGATGAAAAtgggatggaaggaaggagagggattGGGATCCGATGGGCAGGGAATTAAAAACCCTGTCAGCAA GGGCACCACGACCATGGAcggggcaggatttgggatcgAGCGCCCGGCGGAGCTGACCAAGGAGGACGACGAGTACGAGGCCTTCCGCAAGCGCATGATGCTGGCCTACCGCTTCCGGCCCAACCCATTG AACAACCCACGGCGACCTTACTACTGA
- the TM6SF2 gene encoding transmembrane 6 superfamily member 2, with protein sequence MQLPAGPAALAAPLLALPVALGLSAVTSLDSPPALALAAVLLLLGLVSLLILTGGVGLVHDPLFCVFVAFSFVSAVDLLIALEEDGLISGFVELYVREGDPHLRTAHGLLTCYWDGTVHYGLCLAMAAAAGRRKSYRGLGLFWLGSLLMSAVVFLLGNLIGKYSAELSPSFLLNLPYLLLLTWAGLRLFQQPRALPNLSPEQIAEEQRKPLHQRPRDLLLILILILTAAFTFFRGMVVLDCPADSCFDYTYLHEPYLRDPVGYPKVQMLIYLFYLLPFLLLAIYGLAWPGCSWLPDWSLLFAGAVAQAQFAHLGSSLHSRTPFPYQTPEEVLGTFLLSNVLYALGPQLLALRCLRSPAFFVPPASPGLARAKKYQ encoded by the exons atgCAGCTCCCGGCGGGCCCGGCCGCCCTGGCCGCCCCCCTGCTCGCCCTGCCGGTGGCCTTGGGGCTCAGCGCCGTCACCTCCCTGGA cagccccccGGCGCTGGCCCTGGCCGCCGTCCTGCTGCTCCTCGGCCTCgtctccctcctcatcctcaccgGCGGCGTCGGCCTCGTCCACGACCCCCTGTTCTGCG TGTTCGTGGCGTTCTCCTTCGTGTCGGCCGTGGATCTGCTGATCGCGCTGGAGGAGGACGGGCTCATCTCGGGCTTCGTGGAGCTCTACGTGCGGGAG gGCGATCCCCACCTGCGCACGGCTCACGGGCTCCTCACCTGCTACTGGGACGGCACCGTGCACTACGGGCTGTGCCTGGCCATGGCCGCGGCCGCGGGGCGCAG gaAGAGCTACCGGGGGCTGGGTCTCTTCTGGCTGGGCTCGCTGCTGATGAGCGCCGTGGTTTTCCTGCTGGGCAACCTGATCG GGAAATACAGCGCCGAGCTGAGCCCGTCCTTCCTCCTCAACCTGCCctacctcctcctcctcacctgggCCGGCCTCCGGCTCTTCCAGCAGCCGCGGGCGCTGCCCAACCTCAGCCCCGAGCAG ATCGCAGAGGAGCAGCGCAAACCCCTCCACCAGCGGCCGCGGGacctgctcctcatcctcatcctcatcctcaccgCAGCCTTCACCTTCTTCAGGGGGATg gtGGTTCTGGACTGCCCGGCCGATTCCTGCTTTGACTACACCTACCTGCACGAGCCCTACCTGCGCGACCCCGTGGGCTACCCCAAAGTGCAG ATGCTGATCTACCTGTTCTacctgctgcccttcctcctcctcgccATCTACGGGCTGGCCTGGCccggctgctcctggctgcccgACTGGAGCCTGCTGTTCGCCGGCGCCGTGGCGCAG GCTCAGTTCGCCCACCTGGGCTCCTCGCTGCACTCCCGCACGCCGTTCCCGTACCAGACCCCCGAGGAGGTGCTGGGCACTTTTCTGCTCTCCAACGTCCTGTACGCGCTGGGCCCGCAGCTGCTGGCGCTGCGCTGCCTGCGCTCCCCGGCTTTCTTCGTGCCCCCGGCCAGCCCGGGCCTGGCCCGAGCCAAAAAGTACCAGTGA